A stretch of the Sphingosinithalassobacter tenebrarum genome encodes the following:
- a CDS encoding response regulator — protein MSEEDERAQPAIARKRRRTILAVDDNRTNLHVLAQRLGEQGYLVVQSDSGAEALDLISGRGFDLVLLDMAMPHVNGLAVLREIRGSRDTADLPVILMTGQSEPNEAVDALASGADDYVAKPFEFEVLAARIARTLARAQRVEELKRSNLALDARIAARAIELGEARSELASNRADRTRLIASIQALHDEVERLSAGTSAF, from the coding sequence ATGAGCGAAGAAGACGAACGGGCGCAGCCCGCCATCGCGCGAAAGCGCAGGCGGACGATCCTGGCGGTCGACGACAATCGAACCAACCTGCACGTGCTGGCGCAGCGTCTCGGCGAACAGGGCTATCTGGTCGTCCAGTCGGACAGCGGCGCCGAGGCACTCGATCTCATCTCGGGCCGCGGATTCGATCTCGTTCTGCTCGACATGGCGATGCCGCATGTGAACGGCCTTGCCGTGCTGCGCGAAATTCGCGGTTCGCGCGATACCGCCGACTTGCCGGTCATATTGATGACCGGACAGAGCGAACCGAACGAAGCCGTCGACGCGCTGGCTTCGGGTGCCGACGACTATGTCGCAAAGCCGTTCGAATTCGAAGTGCTTGCCGCGCGGATCGCGCGCACGCTGGCGCGCGCGCAACGTGTCGAGGAACTCAAACGCTCCAATCTCGCGCTCGATGCGCGGATCGCGGCGCGCGCGATCGAACTGGGCGAAGCGCGCAGCGAACTGGCGAGCAACCGCGCCGATCGGACGCGACTGATCGCGTCGATCCAGGCGCTGCACGACGAAGTCGAGCGGCTCAGCGCCGGAACCAGTGCCTTCTGA
- a CDS encoding zinc transporter ZntB: MSGFAYVVGQGQLEQLAPKAALDRHGDLRWFHLTTNDDHAKAWLSRSAHLPPFVVDALTATETRPRCDAVGDGAVINLRGLSSGDDAPDWLASVRIFVSAGNVYSVTRLPLSAVDTVRGEVETGTILDPGDLVAAMAQAITAELDPMVADLGDQLDDCEESLDMSRAFELRRAVNETRIQAIGYRRFLAPQRAALEKLGTLPQPWLRDDDRLHLAAAADRAARMAEELESIRERAALMHESLTDLRAEQLDQRSLMIAIVAMIFLPLTFLTGLLGMNVDGIPYAHREWAFWGVVGVCAVMALAIAAYFIRRHWFRR; encoded by the coding sequence ATGAGCGGTTTTGCCTATGTCGTCGGACAGGGACAGCTAGAGCAGCTCGCCCCGAAGGCCGCACTCGACCGGCACGGGGACCTGCGCTGGTTTCACCTCACCACCAATGACGATCACGCCAAGGCATGGCTTTCCAGATCCGCACACTTGCCGCCCTTTGTCGTCGACGCGCTCACCGCCACCGAAACGCGCCCGCGCTGCGACGCGGTGGGCGACGGCGCGGTGATCAACCTGCGCGGCCTGTCCTCGGGCGACGACGCACCGGACTGGCTTGCATCGGTGCGCATCTTCGTGTCGGCGGGCAATGTCTATTCCGTCACGCGCCTGCCGCTCAGCGCGGTCGATACGGTGCGCGGCGAAGTCGAGACCGGCACGATCCTCGACCCGGGCGATCTCGTTGCCGCAATGGCACAGGCGATCACCGCCGAACTCGATCCGATGGTCGCCGATCTCGGTGACCAGCTTGACGATTGCGAGGAGAGTCTCGACATGTCGCGCGCCTTCGAGTTGCGGCGCGCCGTCAACGAAACGCGTATTCAGGCGATCGGCTATCGCCGCTTCCTCGCGCCGCAGCGTGCCGCGCTGGAAAAGCTCGGTACCCTGCCCCAGCCCTGGCTGCGCGACGATGACCGGCTGCACCTGGCCGCCGCCGCCGATCGCGCCGCGCGCATGGCCGAGGAGCTGGAAAGCATCCGCGAACGCGCCGCGCTGATGCATGAAAGCCTTACCGATCTGCGCGCCGAACAACTCGACCAGCGTTCGCTGATGATCGCGATCGTCGCGATGATCTTCCTCCCGCTGACCTTCCTCACCGGGCTGCTGGGAATGAATGTCGACGGGATACCCTATGCCCATCGCGAATGGGCGTTCTGGGGCGTGGTCGGCGTCTGCGCCGTAATGGCGCTGGCAATCGCCGCCTATTTCATCAGAAGGCACTGGTTCCGGCGCTGA
- a CDS encoding precorrin-2 dehydrogenase/sirohydrochlorin ferrochelatase family protein has translation MSLSGLPVLLRLAGRPVILLGTGEAADAKRRLLERAGARVCDEDGEASLAIVAIEDDGEAEAAVARLRERGVLINATDRAALCDFTLPAIVDRDPVLIAIATGGASAGLAAALRQRLEALLPAGLGNLANGLKAARAAIRAKWPEAGPRRRAIGAALASGGPLDPLAEPAPDAVTAWLEASGDSSETRLVRVTLASPDPDELTLRTARLLAQADRVFHRADVPPAILNRARADAARHECAAAPREPGPGLSIDLEMAR, from the coding sequence ATGAGCCTTTCCGGCCTTCCGGTGCTGCTGCGGCTCGCCGGTCGGCCGGTGATCCTGCTCGGCACCGGCGAGGCGGCCGATGCGAAACGCCGCCTGCTCGAACGCGCGGGCGCGCGCGTGTGCGACGAGGACGGCGAAGCGTCGCTCGCCATCGTCGCGATCGAGGATGACGGCGAAGCCGAAGCGGCCGTGGCGCGGCTGCGCGAGCGCGGCGTGCTGATCAACGCGACCGATCGCGCCGCGCTGTGCGATTTCACGCTGCCCGCGATCGTCGACCGTGATCCGGTGCTGATCGCGATCGCCACCGGTGGCGCTTCGGCAGGGCTCGCCGCGGCGCTGCGCCAGCGGCTCGAGGCGCTGCTGCCCGCCGGGCTCGGCAATCTGGCGAACGGCCTCAAAGCGGCACGCGCGGCGATCCGGGCGAAATGGCCTGAAGCCGGGCCACGCCGCCGCGCGATCGGCGCCGCGCTGGCATCCGGCGGGCCGCTCGATCCGCTCGCCGAACCAGCGCCCGATGCAGTCACGGCATGGCTCGAAGCATCAGGCGACTCGAGCGAAACACGCCTCGTCCGCGTCACCCTCGCTTCGCCCGACCCGGACGAGCTCACGCTGCGCACCGCGCGACTGCTGGCACAGGCCGACCGCGTCTTCCACCGAGCCGACGTGCCGCCTGCGATCCTGAACCGCGCGCGTGCCGATGCCGCGCGGCACGAATGCGCCGCCGCGCCGCGGGAACCCGGCCCCGGCCTGTCGATCGATCTGGAGATGGCGCGATGA
- the lysA gene encoding diaminopimelate decarboxylase yields the protein MDYFALQNGELYAEDVPLSRIAGEVGTPVYVYSAATLRRHARVFREGLAAVPRVHCAFAIKANPNLAVLRVLAQEGFGADVVSVGEMKRALASGMAAKDIVFSGVGKSRAELAAALDAGIGQFNLELEEEGVVLAQLAAERGMTAPAVLRVNPDVDAGTHEKISTGKAENKFGLPIDQAPEIFARLAKLPGLNLRGVAVHIGSQLTSLDPLEAAFNRIGALVRELRAAGHAVTHVDLGGGLGVPYRPGEEPPSPADFGAMVARVTKDWDVALMFEPGRVIAANAGVFMTQVLWVKPGVTHPWVIVDGAMNDLARVAMYDAYHAVEAVRPSGEMITANVAGPVCESSDVFAKARKIDTVKTGDLIVLRSAGAYGATMASTYNSRPLVPEVLVEGANYAVVAGRIAAETIMSEENVPDWLK from the coding sequence ATGGATTATTTCGCGCTTCAGAACGGCGAACTCTACGCCGAAGACGTCCCGCTTTCCCGGATCGCCGGGGAAGTCGGCACCCCGGTCTATGTCTATTCGGCCGCGACCCTGCGCCGCCATGCCCGCGTGTTTCGCGAAGGGCTGGCCGCCGTGCCGCGCGTCCATTGCGCCTTCGCGATCAAGGCCAATCCCAATCTCGCGGTACTGCGCGTGCTGGCGCAGGAAGGTTTCGGCGCAGATGTCGTCTCGGTCGGCGAGATGAAGCGCGCGCTGGCGAGCGGGATGGCGGCGAAGGACATCGTCTTTTCGGGCGTCGGAAAGTCGCGCGCCGAGCTCGCCGCCGCGCTCGATGCGGGGATCGGCCAGTTCAATCTCGAGCTGGAGGAAGAGGGCGTCGTCCTTGCCCAGCTCGCAGCCGAACGCGGCATGACCGCCCCGGCGGTGCTGCGCGTCAATCCCGATGTCGATGCCGGCACGCATGAGAAAATCTCGACCGGCAAGGCGGAAAACAAGTTCGGCCTGCCGATCGATCAGGCGCCGGAAATCTTCGCACGGCTGGCGAAGCTGCCCGGCCTGAACCTGCGCGGCGTGGCGGTGCATATCGGCAGCCAGCTGACCAGCCTCGACCCGCTCGAAGCCGCGTTCAATCGCATCGGCGCGCTGGTACGCGAGCTGCGCGCGGCGGGTCACGCCGTCACCCATGTCGATCTCGGCGGCGGCCTGGGCGTGCCCTATCGCCCCGGCGAGGAACCGCCGAGCCCGGCCGATTTCGGCGCGATGGTCGCGCGGGTGACAAAGGATTGGGACGTCGCGCTGATGTTCGAGCCCGGGCGCGTGATCGCGGCCAATGCGGGCGTGTTCATGACACAGGTACTGTGGGTCAAGCCGGGCGTCACCCATCCCTGGGTGATTGTCGACGGCGCGATGAATGATCTGGCGCGCGTCGCGATGTATGACGCCTATCACGCGGTCGAAGCCGTGCGCCCCAGCGGCGAGATGATCACGGCCAATGTCGCCGGGCCGGTTTGCGAATCGAGCGACGTCTTCGCCAAGGCGCGCAAAATCGACACAGTGAAGACCGGCGACCTGATCGTGCTGCGTAGCGCAGGCGCCTATGGCGCGACGATGGCGAGCACCTATAACAGCCGCCCGCTCGTCCCCGAAGTGCTCGTCGAAGGCGCGAATTACGCCGTCGTCGCCGGGCGCATCGCCGCCGAAACGATCATGTCCGAGGAAAACGTCCCGGACTGGCTCAAATGA
- the argH gene encoding argininosuccinate lyase, protein MWGGRFAEGPSAVMREINASIPFDKRLWRQDIAGSQAHVAMLGKQGIVSSEDAQAISEGLDAVASDFEADGVPVDYALEDIHMVTENALSEKIGEAAGRLHTARSRNDQVATDFRLWTRDAIDEASAGLKALQTALLARAEEHADSVMPGFTHLQSAQPVTLGHHLMAYYEMFARDRARLADARARLNLCPLGAAALAGTGFPIDREATASALGFDGPTRNSLDSVSDRDFAIEYLTAAVQASLHLSRLAEEFVIWASQPFGFVSLSDQWSTGSSIMPQKRNPDAAELVRGHAGRIMGCMTSLMVSMKGLPLAYSKDMQDDKPPVFEAHDLLGLCIAAMTGMVESASFRTDRMRGLAESGFATATDLADWLVREAGVPFRQAHHITGRAVARAEADGVRLDQLPLEALREVDDRIDQRVYDVLSVDASVASRMSFGGTAPSRVREAIAAARKTLEEEDR, encoded by the coding sequence ATGTGGGGCGGGCGTTTCGCGGAAGGCCCCTCGGCAGTGATGCGCGAGATAAACGCCTCGATCCCGTTCGACAAGCGACTGTGGCGGCAGGACATCGCCGGATCGCAGGCGCATGTTGCGATGCTGGGCAAGCAGGGCATTGTTTCGAGCGAGGACGCGCAGGCGATTTCCGAAGGGCTCGATGCCGTCGCCAGCGACTTCGAAGCCGACGGCGTGCCGGTCGATTATGCGCTCGAAGACATCCATATGGTCACCGAAAACGCGCTGTCCGAGAAGATCGGCGAAGCGGCCGGGCGGCTTCATACCGCGCGTTCGCGCAACGATCAGGTGGCGACCGATTTCCGCCTGTGGACGCGCGACGCGATCGACGAGGCTTCGGCGGGGCTCAAGGCGCTGCAGACCGCGCTGCTCGCCCGCGCCGAGGAACATGCCGACAGCGTGATGCCGGGCTTCACGCATCTCCAGTCCGCCCAGCCGGTTACGCTCGGCCACCATCTGATGGCCTATTACGAAATGTTCGCGCGCGATCGCGCCCGGCTGGCGGATGCCCGCGCGCGGCTCAATCTCTGCCCGCTCGGCGCGGCGGCGCTGGCCGGGACGGGCTTTCCGATCGACCGCGAAGCGACCGCCTCGGCGCTCGGTTTCGATGGTCCCACCCGCAATTCGCTCGATTCGGTTTCGGACCGCGATTTCGCGATCGAATATCTGACGGCGGCAGTGCAGGCCTCGCTGCATCTTTCGCGTCTGGCCGAGGAATTCGTGATCTGGGCGAGCCAGCCCTTCGGCTTCGTCTCGCTCTCCGATCAATGGTCGACCGGATCGTCGATCATGCCGCAGAAGCGCAATCCCGACGCCGCCGAGCTGGTGCGCGGCCATGCCGGGCGGATCATGGGCTGCATGACCAGCCTGATGGTGTCGATGAAGGGGCTGCCGCTCGCCTATTCCAAGGACATGCAGGACGACAAGCCGCCGGTGTTCGAAGCGCACGACCTGCTCGGCCTGTGCATCGCGGCGATGACCGGGATGGTCGAAAGCGCGAGCTTCCGCACCGATCGCATGCGCGGCCTCGCCGAATCGGGCTTTGCCACCGCGACCGATCTTGCCGACTGGCTGGTGCGCGAAGCGGGCGTGCCCTTCCGCCAGGCGCATCACATCACCGGCCGCGCCGTCGCCCGCGCCGAGGCGGACGGCGTGCGGCTCGACCAGCTTCCGCTCGAAGCCCTGCGCGAAGTGGACGACAGGATCGATCAACGCGTCTATGACGTGCTCAGCGTCGATGCGTCGGTCGCCAGCCGGATGAGCTTCGGCGGCACTGCCCCGTCCCGTGTGCGCGAGGCGATCGCGGCCGCGCGCAAGACGCTCGAGGAAGAGGACAGATGA
- a CDS encoding TlpA family protein disulfide reductase encodes MRPVIASLLAVLAVSVAGCDRQSPATEQANEALTAEAKMPPVAGNGAAVEGGQVDRSHVGEAAPELAFVAPDGSQTSLESFRGKPVLLNLWATWCAPCVAELPTLDALAEREADQLRVIALSQDFDGKEKVETFFADKGFANLQPYRDDEAAFSLSMQTNLPTTILYDAQGREVWRVLGDMDWTGEAAAELLAEVE; translated from the coding sequence TTGCGTCCGGTAATCGCTTCTCTCCTTGCCGTACTGGCCGTTTCCGTCGCGGGTTGCGATAGGCAAAGCCCCGCCACGGAGCAAGCGAACGAAGCACTGACCGCCGAAGCGAAGATGCCGCCCGTCGCGGGCAATGGCGCGGCGGTGGAAGGCGGACAGGTCGATCGCAGCCATGTGGGAGAAGCGGCGCCCGAACTGGCGTTTGTCGCGCCAGATGGATCGCAGACGTCGCTCGAATCCTTTCGCGGCAAACCGGTGCTGCTCAATCTCTGGGCAACCTGGTGCGCACCATGCGTCGCGGAATTGCCCACGCTGGATGCACTGGCGGAACGCGAGGCGGACCAGCTGCGGGTGATTGCGCTGAGCCAGGATTTCGACGGCAAGGAAAAGGTCGAAACCTTTTTTGCGGATAAGGGGTTCGCGAATTTGCAGCCCTATCGCGACGACGAAGCCGCGTTCAGCCTGTCGATGCAGACCAATTTGCCTACGACGATCCTCTATGACGCGCAGGGCCGTGAGGTCTGGCGGGTGCTGGGTGATATGGACTGGACCGGCGAGGCTGCTGCGGAGCTGCTTGCCGAGGTGGAGTAG
- a CDS encoding ABC transporter ATP-binding protein yields the protein MTALLLDHVTKRFGSVTAVDDLSFSVPRGQVYGFLGGNGAGKTTSLRMVLDIIRPTSGRIEVLGKAPGRENSADLGFLPEERGLYKTMSAIDTIVYFGRLKGMTASDARAEGEKLLARFDLSDFAKTNVDKLSKGMAQKVQLATAVVNKPSLLILDEPFSGLDPVNQGLLEDEIRRAADDGATVIFSTHVMQHAERLCDRLLLIAKGAKRFEGTLEEARAELPPRLTIVSRETPAGLPGVVSASEAGAAGEGWTAWSIEMEQGRDPGDLLEACTARGFALRGFEQHKPSLHDVFIHIVGAAPVGEVKA from the coding sequence ATGACGGCCTTACTTCTCGATCACGTCACCAAGCGGTTCGGTAGCGTTACCGCGGTCGATGATCTCAGCTTCTCGGTCCCCAGGGGGCAGGTGTACGGCTTTCTCGGCGGCAATGGCGCGGGCAAGACGACCTCGCTGCGCATGGTGCTCGACATCATCCGGCCCACCAGCGGCCGGATCGAAGTGCTGGGCAAGGCGCCGGGGCGTGAGAACAGCGCCGATCTGGGCTTCCTCCCCGAAGAGCGCGGCCTCTACAAGACGATGAGCGCGATCGACACGATCGTCTATTTCGGCCGTCTGAAGGGTATGACCGCAAGCGACGCGCGCGCCGAGGGCGAAAAGCTGCTCGCGCGGTTCGACCTTTCCGATTTCGCCAAGACCAATGTCGACAAGCTCTCCAAGGGCATGGCGCAGAAGGTGCAACTCGCCACCGCGGTGGTGAACAAGCCCAGTCTCTTGATCCTCGACGAACCCTTTTCGGGACTGGATCCGGTCAATCAGGGGCTGCTCGAAGACGAGATCCGCCGCGCGGCCGATGACGGGGCGACGGTGATCTTCTCGACGCATGTCATGCAGCATGCCGAGCGATTGTGCGACCGGCTGTTGCTGATCGCGAAGGGCGCCAAGCGATTCGAAGGTACGCTGGAAGAAGCGCGCGCCGAACTGCCGCCGCGGCTCACTATCGTTTCGCGCGAAACGCCTGCGGGCTTGCCGGGGGTGGTTTCGGCGAGCGAGGCAGGTGCTGCCGGCGAAGGTTGGACCGCCTGGTCGATCGAAATGGAGCAGGGGCGCGATCCGGGCGACTTGCTCGAGGCGTGCACCGCGCGCGGTTTCGCGCTGCGCGGGTTCGAGCAGCACAAGCCCAGCCTGCACGATGTTTTCATCCATATCGTCGGCGCGGCTCCGGTCGGGGAGGTCAAGGCATGA
- a CDS encoding ABC transporter permease has translation MIQHIFLVAAREFRQIAATRSFWITLLILPVALAVGPLAQSLLGDSDTRQVMLIDGGSGATQAVRQRIDLDEAQRVLGSLSRYVERHELEHVNPNAPWAQHDRWYTDAEAARFAADGGAEAVAKRLAAAAPEGTPEYEAPEPDYEIVDTPADIAGAAPDRLDALVQPHLDPPEDSDIRKLDYIVYVPERVTPQTPVRIWSNGRVSTSFVQTVQTVLTGTMRAQYLRDAGLAPEQSAAANAMAPAIRIDTPPPGGGREKVLIQSILPLLSAYILLMSLLLSGSWMLQGTVEERSNKLIETVLACISPDELMYGKLFGTVAVGLVMVLFWVACAAAAAFASHGMIADFLRPAMAPLASPGTALTMLYFFLAGYVMVSMIFLAIGAMSDSFRDAQSYLTPVILVIAMPFAFIAQAVMSQTGGLAVQVMTWVPIYTPFTMLARLGTGVPLWEVLGAGAVLAIFVVVEFIFLGRVFRHSLLAAGEKTSLKRIGQLMRRREA, from the coding sequence ATGATCCAGCATATCTTTCTCGTCGCCGCGCGCGAATTTCGTCAGATCGCCGCGACGCGCAGTTTCTGGATCACGCTCCTGATCCTCCCCGTCGCGCTCGCTGTGGGGCCGCTCGCCCAGTCATTGCTCGGTGATTCGGACACCCGTCAGGTGATGCTGATCGACGGCGGCAGCGGCGCGACGCAGGCGGTGCGGCAACGCATCGATCTCGATGAAGCACAGCGCGTGCTGGGGTCGCTGTCGCGCTATGTCGAGCGGCACGAACTCGAACATGTCAATCCGAATGCTCCCTGGGCACAGCATGACCGCTGGTACACCGATGCCGAAGCCGCTCGGTTCGCGGCCGATGGCGGCGCTGAAGCCGTGGCCAAGCGGCTCGCCGCGGCGGCGCCCGAAGGGACGCCCGAATATGAAGCGCCCGAGCCCGATTACGAAATCGTCGATACGCCGGCGGATATCGCCGGCGCCGCGCCCGACCGGCTCGATGCGCTGGTCCAGCCGCATCTCGATCCGCCCGAGGATTCGGATATCCGCAAGCTCGATTATATCGTCTATGTGCCCGAGCGGGTGACGCCGCAGACGCCGGTGCGCATCTGGTCGAACGGGCGCGTATCGACCAGCTTCGTCCAGACGGTGCAGACGGTGCTTACCGGCACGATGCGCGCGCAATATCTGCGTGACGCCGGGCTGGCTCCCGAACAGTCCGCTGCGGCCAATGCGATGGCGCCCGCGATCAGGATCGACACGCCGCCCCCCGGCGGCGGGCGCGAGAAGGTTCTGATTCAGTCGATCCTGCCGCTGCTGTCGGCCTATATCCTGCTCATGTCGCTGCTGCTTTCGGGCAGCTGGATGCTGCAGGGAACGGTCGAGGAGCGATCGAACAAGCTGATCGAAACCGTGCTCGCCTGCATCAGCCCCGACGAGCTGATGTACGGCAAGCTGTTCGGCACGGTCGCGGTCGGGCTGGTGATGGTGCTGTTCTGGGTGGCGTGCGCGGCCGCCGCCGCCTTTGCCAGCCACGGCATGATCGCCGATTTCCTGCGTCCGGCGATGGCGCCGCTCGCTTCGCCCGGCACGGCGCTGACGATGCTCTATTTCTTCCTTGCCGGCTATGTGATGGTATCGATGATCTTCCTCGCCATCGGCGCGATGAGCGACAGTTTCCGCGACGCGCAAAGCTATCTGACGCCGGTGATCCTGGTGATCGCCATGCCTTTTGCCTTCATTGCGCAGGCCGTGATGTCGCAGACCGGCGGGCTGGCGGTGCAGGTGATGACCTGGGTTCCGATCTATACGCCGTTCACGATGCTCGCGCGGCTGGGTACGGGCGTGCCGCTGTGGGAAGTGCTCGGCGCCGGCGCGGTGCTCGCGATCTTCGTAGTGGTGGAGTTCATCTTCCTCGGTCGCGTCTTCCGCCACAGCCTGCTCGCCGCTGGCGAAAAGACGAGCCTGAAGCGCATCGGCCAGCTGATGCGTCGCCGCGAGGCCTAG
- a CDS encoding Ppx/GppA phosphatase family protein, translating to MPRPGSKGSGKRSNQGSSRAATAPAPAVRGRWPHARHYAALDLGTNNCRLLIARPQGSGFAVVDAFSRIVRLGEGLATNGQLSDAAVERTIAALRVCAEKLRKRNVTLARSVATEACRRASNGAEFIERVYRETGIALDIITAEEEARLAVLGCHALLEPGDGPALVFDIGGGSTELVLVGPGDEVPPILDWHSAPWGVVSLTEATARGDSPEARAAAYADMRARVRESFAPFAERLGPIAGRPRLLGTSGTVTTLASVHLGLASYDRAVIDGLIVPVSVMRDVSVRLSEMSVSERSHVACIGSERADLVVAGCAILETILDLWPAERLGIADRGIREGILRRLMQGQGA from the coding sequence ATGCCGCGCCCAGGGAGCAAGGGATCGGGCAAGCGATCGAACCAGGGCTCCTCGCGCGCGGCGACCGCACCAGCACCAGCTGTTCGGGGGCGATGGCCGCATGCGCGCCACTATGCCGCGCTCGACCTGGGAACCAATAACTGCCGATTGCTGATCGCCCGGCCGCAGGGCTCGGGCTTCGCCGTCGTCGACGCCTTTTCACGCATCGTCCGGCTGGGCGAAGGGCTGGCCACCAACGGGCAGTTGAGCGACGCGGCAGTGGAGCGGACGATCGCGGCGCTGCGCGTCTGCGCCGAAAAGCTGCGCAAGCGCAACGTCACGCTGGCGCGCTCGGTGGCCACCGAGGCGTGCCGCCGCGCGAGCAACGGCGCCGAATTCATCGAGCGCGTCTATCGCGAAACCGGAATCGCGCTCGACATCATCACTGCCGAGGAAGAGGCGCGGCTGGCCGTGCTCGGCTGCCACGCGCTGCTCGAACCGGGCGACGGGCCTGCACTGGTGTTCGATATCGGCGGGGGATCGACCGAGCTGGTGCTGGTCGGCCCGGGAGATGAGGTGCCCCCGATCCTCGACTGGCACAGCGCGCCCTGGGGTGTGGTATCGCTCACCGAAGCGACCGCCCGCGGCGATTCGCCCGAAGCGCGCGCGGCCGCTTATGCCGATATGCGCGCGCGGGTGCGCGAAAGCTTCGCGCCCTTTGCCGAGCGGCTCGGGCCGATCGCGGGGCGCCCCCGCCTGCTGGGCACCAGCGGCACGGTGACGACGCTTGCCAGCGTCCATCTCGGGCTGGCTTCCTATGACCGGGCAGTGATCGACGGGCTGATCGTGCCGGTTTCGGTGATGCGCGATGTCAGTGTACGGCTGTCGGAAATGAGCGTCTCGGAAAGGTCGCACGTTGCCTGTATCGGCAGCGAACGCGCAGATCTGGTTGTGGCCGGTTGCGCGATTCTGGAAACCATTCTCGATTTGTGGCCCGCCGAACGGCTAGGGATCGCCGATCGCGGAATTCGGGAGGGTATATTGCGGCGACTGATGCAGGGGCAGGGCGCGTGA
- a CDS encoding RlmE family RNA methyltransferase, producing MSRGGGRGHTRVRTARGRSAQSTRWLERQLNDPYVKRAKAEGFRSRAAYKLTELDEKFGFLKGSKRIVDLGIAPGGWTQVVRRRLPKAAVVGIDLLPVDPIDGATILQMDFMDDDAPDRLIAELGGAPDLVLSDMAANTVGHPQTDALRTMGLVEAAFAFACETLEPGGAFVAKVFAGGADSALVADMKRNFASVKHAKPPASRKGSVEWYVVAQGFKGRADPLIPA from the coding sequence GTGAGCCGGGGCGGCGGTCGCGGGCATACCCGTGTGCGTACCGCGCGCGGACGCAGCGCCCAGTCGACGCGCTGGCTCGAACGCCAGCTCAATGATCCTTATGTGAAGCGCGCCAAGGCGGAAGGGTTTCGCAGTCGCGCGGCGTACAAGCTCACCGAACTCGACGAGAAATTCGGGTTTCTGAAGGGATCGAAGCGGATCGTCGATCTCGGCATCGCGCCGGGCGGCTGGACGCAGGTAGTGCGGCGGCGATTGCCCAAGGCGGCGGTGGTCGGGATCGACTTGCTACCGGTCGATCCGATCGACGGCGCCACGATCCTGCAGATGGATTTCATGGACGACGACGCGCCCGACCGGCTGATCGCTGAACTCGGCGGCGCGCCCGACCTTGTCCTGTCGGACATGGCAGCGAATACCGTCGGCCACCCGCAGACCGATGCGCTGCGGACGATGGGGCTGGTCGAAGCGGCCTTCGCTTTCGCCTGCGAGACGCTCGAACCCGGCGGCGCCTTCGTTGCCAAGGTATTCGCCGGCGGCGCCGATTCGGCGCTGGTCGCCGACATGAAGCGCAACTTCGCCAGTGTGAAACACGCCAAGCCGCCGGCGAGCCGCAAGGGTTCGGTGGAATGGTATGTCGTCGCGCAGGGGTTCAAGGGGCGGGCGGATCCCCTGATTCCGGCTTAA
- the rpoZ gene encoding DNA-directed RNA polymerase subunit omega produces MARVTVEDCVDKVPNRFDLVLFAAQRARQISGGAELTIDRDRDKNPVVALREIAEETIRPDHLEEAVVGGLQRVQIDDEEAPDEVGSLSASAEALRLTAAAPPRNTNVGGDYEG; encoded by the coding sequence ATGGCTCGCGTCACTGTCGAAGATTGCGTCGACAAGGTCCCCAACCGTTTCGATCTCGTCCTGTTCGCAGCGCAGCGCGCGCGCCAGATTTCCGGTGGCGCCGAACTGACGATCGATCGCGACCGCGACAAAAACCCGGTCGTGGCGCTGCGCGAAATCGCCGAAGAGACGATTCGCCCGGACCACCTGGAGGAAGCCGTGGTCGGCGGCCTGCAGCGCGTGCAGATCGACGACGAGGAAGCGCCCGACGAAGTCGGCTCGCTCTCCGCCTCGGCCGAAGCGCTTCGCCTTACCGCAGCCGCCCCGCCGCGCAACACCAATGTCGGCGGCGATTACGAAGGCTGA